In the genome of Synergistaceae bacterium, one region contains:
- a CDS encoding transketolase family protein, translated as MAKAIREVYGEALVKYGRDNPDVVVLDADVSSSTRSSLFQEVCPERFFNVGVAEANMSGMAAGFASVGTIPFVNTFATFISTLGLLPARIFGSYANLNVKFMGAYGGLSDAYDGPSHHSIEDLTIMRALPNFKVYVPSDETLTDWLVKHAIESKGPMYVRLSRDVFPSIYEPGTKFEDGKGKVLRQGKDATIVACGLMTGLALDAAKELASEGIAVSVIDMFTIKPLDTELLLEFARSTGAVVTAEEHSVIGGLAGAVSESLILGQAYVPVGFVGLDDCHAECGSYADLLRKYKLDVSAIVAKVRETVEKKR; from the coding sequence ATGGCGAAAGCGATACGCGAAGTTTATGGTGAGGCTCTGGTAAAATACGGACGCGACAATCCCGACGTCGTGGTGCTGGATGCGGACGTATCGAGTTCTACGCGGTCGTCTCTTTTTCAAGAAGTCTGCCCCGAACGTTTCTTTAACGTAGGTGTGGCGGAGGCGAATATGTCGGGCATGGCGGCGGGTTTTGCCTCCGTAGGGACAATTCCGTTCGTCAATACTTTCGCGACGTTCATATCGACCCTCGGCCTGTTGCCGGCTCGTATTTTCGGCTCCTATGCCAATCTGAACGTCAAGTTCATGGGCGCTTACGGCGGTCTTTCGGACGCCTATGATGGCCCCAGCCACCATTCCATCGAGGACCTGACGATCATGAGGGCTTTGCCCAACTTCAAGGTTTACGTGCCCAGCGACGAGACGCTTACGGACTGGCTCGTCAAGCACGCCATCGAATCGAAGGGGCCCATGTATGTGCGCCTTTCTCGCGACGTCTTCCCCTCCATTTACGAGCCGGGGACAAAATTTGAGGACGGTAAAGGGAAGGTGCTGCGTCAGGGGAAGGACGCGACAATCGTCGCCTGCGGATTGATGACCGGATTGGCCCTCGACGCGGCCAAAGAATTGGCTTCGGAGGGAATAGCGGTCTCGGTTATTGACATGTTCACGATAAAGCCCTTGGACACAGAGTTGCTTCTGGAGTTCGCGCGTTCCACGGGGGCGGTTGTCACGGCCGAAGAACACAGCGTGATCGGGGGATTGGCCGGAGCCGTATCCGAGTCCTTGATTTTAGGGCAGGCTTATGTCCCTGTGGGATTCGTGGGCCTTGATGATTGCCACGCGGAGTGCGGTTCCTACGCGGATCTTCTGAGAAAGTACAAGTTGGATGTTTCCGCCATTGTCGCGAAAGTTCGGGAGACCGTCGAGAAAAAACGCTGA
- a CDS encoding transketolase yields the protein MGLTAERKAYLEKLCQKFRRDVIDTLYEIQTGHPGGSLSVCEILTALYFEKARVDPADPQKPDRDRIVLCKGHAAPMLYRVLAEKGFFPVEEMKTLRRLDTRLQGHPSIKHTPGVDLSTGPLGTGLSAALGMALGLRLSKFHIKTDARVYAILGDGDVNEGMTWEACMSAVKFKADNLIAIYDWNRVQLDGKSADIMPQGDMRAKFEAFGWRCLACDGHDVEALCEALDKANAYPDGRPVIILADTIKGKGVSFMEGQNAWHGKAIDEASYKRAVAEWGGE from the coding sequence ATGGGATTGACGGCGGAAAGGAAGGCGTACCTGGAAAAACTGTGTCAGAAGTTTCGCCGGGACGTGATCGACACACTGTACGAGATACAGACGGGACACCCTGGGGGGTCTCTTTCTGTATGTGAAATTTTGACGGCGCTTTATTTCGAGAAAGCCAGGGTAGACCCGGCCGATCCACAAAAACCCGACCGAGATCGGATCGTCCTTTGTAAGGGACACGCCGCTCCCATGCTCTATCGAGTGCTTGCAGAAAAGGGTTTTTTCCCCGTCGAGGAAATGAAGACGCTGCGCCGTTTGGACACGAGGCTTCAGGGGCACCCCTCGATCAAGCACACGCCGGGCGTGGACCTCTCGACAGGCCCGCTGGGAACGGGGCTTTCCGCCGCCTTGGGAATGGCCTTGGGGCTTCGTCTTTCAAAATTTCACATCAAGACCGACGCGAGAGTCTACGCTATTTTGGGGGATGGCGACGTCAACGAAGGAATGACGTGGGAAGCCTGCATGAGCGCCGTAAAATTCAAAGCGGACAACCTGATCGCCATCTACGATTGGAACAGGGTTCAGCTTGACGGAAAGAGCGCCGACATCATGCCACAGGGCGACATGCGCGCGAAGTTCGAGGCTTTTGGGTGGCGCTGTCTTGCCTGCGACGGACACGACGTAGAGGCTCTTTGCGAGGCACTTGACAAGGCCAATGCGTACCCTGACGGCCGGCCGGTCATCATTTTGGCCGACACCATCAAGGGCAAAGGGGTTTCTTTTATGGAAGGACAGAACGCGTGGCATGGCAAGGCCATTGATGAAGCGAGCTACAAGCGTGCCGTGGCGGAATGGGGAGGTGAGTGA
- a CDS encoding ABC transporter ATP-binding protein, giving the protein MLKIANLHAYYGSIEALKGIGIGIAPGVITCLIGSNGAGKTTLLKAISGMIRRTGSVVFDGRDELIGESPARIARRSIVHVPEGRHIFPGLSVEENLEVGAITWHGFFGRKPYETEKRSVFDLFPRLEERRGQLGWSLSGGEQQMLAIGRGLMARPKLLMLDEPSMGLAPVIVSDLFRKIVEINKLGISILLVEQNARLALEISDFAYVIDQGRVTIEGKAKELRADPRIREAYLGRFARAAGPGPVTRHAGEDH; this is encoded by the coding sequence ATGCTTAAAATCGCGAATCTTCACGCGTATTACGGTTCCATCGAGGCTTTGAAGGGGATCGGTATCGGCATCGCGCCGGGAGTCATCACTTGTCTGATCGGCAGCAATGGGGCGGGCAAGACGACTTTGCTCAAGGCCATATCTGGAATGATACGGCGCACGGGCAGCGTTGTCTTCGACGGACGGGACGAGCTGATCGGAGAGAGTCCGGCGCGTATCGCTCGCAGGTCTATCGTCCACGTTCCCGAAGGGCGCCACATCTTTCCGGGGTTGAGCGTCGAGGAAAACCTTGAAGTCGGCGCCATCACGTGGCACGGATTTTTCGGGAGAAAACCTTACGAAACGGAGAAACGCTCTGTCTTCGACCTCTTTCCGCGCCTCGAAGAACGACGGGGACAGTTGGGCTGGAGTCTTTCCGGCGGAGAACAGCAGATGCTCGCCATAGGTCGCGGGTTGATGGCGCGTCCAAAACTCCTGATGCTGGACGAACCCTCCATGGGGCTCGCTCCGGTCATCGTGAGCGACCTCTTCAGAAAAATCGTCGAGATCAATAAACTGGGTATTTCTATCCTTTTGGTGGAACAGAACGCGCGCCTGGCCTTGGAAATATCGGACTTCGCGTATGTGATCGACCAAGGACGTGTGACGATCGAGGGCAAAGCTAAAGAACTTCGCGCGGATCCGCGGATTCGCGAGGCGTACTTGGGGCGTTTCGCCAGGGCCGCGGGTCCTGGACCCGTTACCCGCCACGCGGGAGAAGATCATTAA
- a CDS encoding ABC transporter ATP-binding protein, with amino-acid sequence MTGKSILRLDNVSKRFGGVVAADKATFSVFPGRIHGLIGPNGAGKSTLMNLISGIYMPDEGKIYFDETDVTGIPSHSRAAMGIGRTFQTPRFLQRSSIRDNLLLGADLGSDYGYVASFFGLKVTGFEDYLIQLMEIAGFTFEWEDDISSLPYGQRKLLEIVRSLLGAPRVMLVDEPAAGLNNREIENAMALLNFAAKEKNIGILLIEHSMDMIMNICRDIVVINFGKVIAAGTPSEIQNNEDVIVAYLGRNLDA; translated from the coding sequence ATGACGGGTAAATCGATCCTGCGGTTGGACAATGTTTCCAAGCGTTTCGGAGGCGTCGTTGCCGCTGATAAAGCGACGTTCTCCGTTTTTCCCGGCAGGATTCACGGACTCATCGGCCCGAACGGGGCGGGAAAATCGACGTTGATGAACCTCATCAGTGGCATCTATATGCCCGATGAAGGCAAAATCTACTTCGATGAAACGGACGTCACCGGCATTCCGTCTCACAGCCGCGCCGCCATGGGAATCGGACGAACGTTTCAGACACCTAGATTCCTGCAGCGCTCCAGTATCAGAGACAATCTCCTGCTTGGAGCGGACCTCGGAAGTGACTATGGCTACGTGGCTTCGTTTTTCGGCCTGAAGGTCACGGGTTTTGAAGATTATCTGATACAACTGATGGAGATTGCGGGTTTTACCTTTGAATGGGAGGACGATATTTCATCACTTCCTTACGGTCAGAGGAAATTGTTGGAGATCGTGCGTTCCCTTTTGGGCGCGCCGCGAGTCATGCTTGTCGACGAACCCGCGGCCGGGCTGAACAATCGGGAAATCGAAAACGCTATGGCTTTGCTCAACTTTGCCGCAAAGGAGAAAAATATCGGCATTTTGTTGATCGAGCATTCTATGGACATGATTATGAATATTTGTCGTGACATCGTCGTCATCAACTTCGGCAAGGTCATTGCCGCCGGAACGCCCTCGGAGATACAGAACAACGAGGACGTTATTGTCGCCTACTTGGGGAGAAATCTCGATGCTTAA
- a CDS encoding branched-chain amino acid ABC transporter permease → MNDKTDNKAIADPNFHSNPNFHSNLNFHSKLFQSKLRKNTRLDGVIVFKIVTLSVALVAFGYYTPRFTNDYSMMIMNVSLINFIAALGLSVMLGMGGQLSFAAVSFMGVGAYFVANLTNGRLGVIWEPVPALAGAVMFAAFTAWICGSVLFRLSGTYFTFATIGLVQVTWSVYLNYRVLCGGPDGVSGIPVIRFLGMSPRSYHDWFYILLGFVLVAGFLVERVRKSRLGRSLASIRDNEIAAQTLGVNIYRTKIIAFTIAGALSGLSGGLYAMHSQFISSDLFTFDMATTYVIMTMLGGVNNTIGVFVGSILVTMLPEWLRPVQRYLKLSYGVGVILLMIFMPMGLAGLGNAMLKKASRKLSKNSRVKPDADVLE, encoded by the coding sequence ATGAACGATAAAACCGATAATAAAGCAATCGCCGATCCAAACTTTCATTCCAATCCAAACTTTCATTCCAATCTAAACTTTCATTCCAAGCTCTTTCAGTCTAAACTCAGGAAAAACACCCGCCTGGACGGCGTGATCGTGTTCAAAATCGTGACTCTCTCGGTCGCCCTTGTTGCCTTTGGCTACTACACGCCCAGGTTCACCAACGACTACAGCATGATGATCATGAACGTTTCCCTGATCAATTTCATCGCGGCCCTCGGTCTTTCCGTCATGTTGGGCATGGGCGGGCAGCTTTCTTTCGCTGCGGTGTCTTTTATGGGGGTTGGGGCCTATTTCGTGGCCAATCTCACGAACGGGCGGCTCGGCGTGATATGGGAACCCGTTCCTGCCCTAGCGGGAGCGGTTATGTTCGCGGCGTTTACGGCTTGGATCTGCGGTTCTGTTTTGTTCCGGCTCAGTGGGACCTATTTTACCTTCGCGACAATCGGGCTCGTTCAAGTGACTTGGTCTGTGTACCTCAACTACAGAGTTCTCTGCGGGGGGCCGGATGGCGTTTCAGGTATTCCCGTGATCCGCTTTCTGGGAATGTCACCCCGAAGCTATCACGACTGGTTCTACATCTTGCTGGGCTTCGTTCTCGTCGCGGGATTTCTGGTCGAACGCGTCCGCAAGTCCAGGCTGGGGCGTTCCCTCGCCTCCATACGCGACAACGAAATCGCCGCTCAAACGCTGGGGGTCAACATTTATAGGACAAAGATCATCGCCTTCACGATAGCCGGAGCGCTCAGCGGGTTATCCGGTGGACTTTACGCCATGCACAGCCAATTCATCAGCTCGGACCTTTTCACCTTCGACATGGCGACGACCTACGTGATCATGACGATGCTCGGAGGAGTCAATAACACGATTGGCGTTTTCGTGGGCTCTATCCTAGTCACCATGCTGCCGGAGTGGCTGCGCCCCGTCCAGCGCTATTTGAAGCTATCCTACGGCGTCGGCGTCATCCTGTTGATGATCTTCATGCCGATGGGACTGGCCGGCCTCGGCAACGCGATGCTCAAAAAAGCCTCCAGGAAACTTTCAAAAAATTCGCGGGTAAAACCTGACGCAGACGTATTGGAGTGA